The following are from one region of the Primulina eburnea isolate SZY01 chromosome 17, ASM2296580v1, whole genome shotgun sequence genome:
- the LOC140818290 gene encoding purple acid phosphatase 5-like isoform X2 yields MASVTWILSILCLWLHFSAMCNAGITSKYVRKPHASVDMPPEHFPSPAIFNAPEQVHITQGDHEGRGIIISWVTPVHKNPNVVTYWEAEGVHRHRHKVHAATTSYRYYNYTSGFIHHATLRKLKYDTRYIYELGKHNAARKFSFTTPPKVGPDVPYTFGVMGDLGQTYDSNQTFEHYVSNPKGQAVLFVGDLSYADHYPFHDNVKWDIWGRFVEKSTAYQPWIWTAGNHEIDHAPEIEENTPFKPYMHRYHVPYKASKSTSPLWYSIKRASAHIIVLSSYSAYGKYTPQYNWLEREFPKVNRSETPWLIVLLHSPMYNSNNYHYMEGESMRVMFEPWFVENKVDLVFSGHVHSYERSERISNIRYNITNGLSAPVKDPSAPVYITIGDGGNIEGVADNFADPQPSYSAFREASFGHAILEIKNRTHAFYTWHRNQDNEPTVADSTWFYNRYWYPHDEPSSSSSLV; encoded by the exons ATGGCTTCTGTAACGTGGATACTTTCAATTCTTTGTCTATGGCTCCATTTTTCCGCAATGTGCAACGCCGGAATCACCAGCAAGTACGTGAGAAAACCGCATGCATCCGTTGATATGCCGCCTGAGCACTTCCCTTCTCCTGCAATATTCAATGCACCCGAACAG GTTCATATAACGCAGGGAGATCATGAGGGGAGAGGGATAATCATTTCTTGGGTTACGCCAGTGCACAAGAATCCGAATGTGGTTACGTATTGGGAAGCGGAGGGGGTACATAGGCACAGGCATAAGGTTCACGCTGCGACCACGAGTTATCGATACTATAACTACACTTCTGGTTTCATTCATCACGCGACTCTTAGAAAGCTTAAG TATGATACGAGGTATATCTATGAACTTGGTAAGCACAACGCGGCCCGGAAATTTTCCTTCACAACTCCTCCTAAAGTAGGGC CTGATGTCCCTTACACGTTCGGTGTTATGG GGGACTTGGGACAAACATATGACTCCAATCAAACGTTCGAGCATTATGTATCCAACCCAAAAGGGCAAGCAGTGCTTTTCGTTGGGGATCTTTCATATGCAGATCATTATCCCTTTCACGACAATGTCAAGTGGGATATTTGGGGCCGTTTCGTCGAGAAGAGTACCGCCTACCAACCGTGGATATGGACTGCAGGCAATCACGAAATCGACCATGCCCCTGAGatt GAGGAAAATACTCCATTCAAGCCTTATATGCACAGGTATCACGTTCCTTACAAAGCATCCAAAAGCACGTCTCCTCTTTGGTACTCGATAAAACGTGCATCAGCACACATAATTGTCTTATCTTCTTACTCGGCTTATG gTAAATATACCCCTCAATACAATTGGCTCGAACGAGAATTCCCAAAAGTTAACAGATCCGAAACTCCGTGGCTGATCGTGCTGCTTCACTCCCCCATGTATAATAGTAACAACTATCACTATATGGAAGGAGAGAGCATGAGAGTTATGTTCGAACCATGGTTCGTCGAAAACAAAGTCGATCTCGTGTTTTCTGGACATGTTCACTCCTATGAACGCTCG GAACGAATATCGAATATTCGATACAACATAACAAATGGATTAAGTGCACCAGTTAAGGACCCTTCTGCTCCAGTGTATATAACCATTGGTGACGGTGGAAACATCGAAGGCGTGGCCGATAA CTTTGCGGATCCACAGCCGAGTTACTCAGCCTTTCGGGAAGCAAGTTTTGGACACGCGATTCTTGAAATAAAAAACCGGACTCATGCATTCTATACTTGGCATCGTAACCAAGATAACGAGCCCACCGTAGCTGATTCTACTTGGTTTTACAATAGATATTGGTACCCGCACGATGAGCCTAGCTCCAGCTCAAGCTTGGTTTAA
- the LOC140818290 gene encoding purple acid phosphatase 5-like isoform X1, whose amino-acid sequence MASVTWILSILCLWLHFSAMCNAGITSKYVRKPHASVDMPPEHFPSPAIFNAPEQVHITQGDHEGRGIIISWVTPVHKNPNVVTYWEAEGVHRHRHKVHAATTSYRYYNYTSGFIHHATLRKLKYDTRYIYELGKHNAARKFSFTTPPKVGPDSFCLFIHPGDLGQTYDSNQTFEHYVSNPKGQAVLFVGDLSYADHYPFHDNVKWDIWGRFVEKSTAYQPWIWTAGNHEIDHAPEIEENTPFKPYMHRYHVPYKASKSTSPLWYSIKRASAHIIVLSSYSAYGKYTPQYNWLEREFPKVNRSETPWLIVLLHSPMYNSNNYHYMEGESMRVMFEPWFVENKVDLVFSGHVHSYERSERISNIRYNITNGLSAPVKDPSAPVYITIGDGGNIEGVADNFADPQPSYSAFREASFGHAILEIKNRTHAFYTWHRNQDNEPTVADSTWFYNRYWYPHDEPSSSSSLV is encoded by the exons ATGGCTTCTGTAACGTGGATACTTTCAATTCTTTGTCTATGGCTCCATTTTTCCGCAATGTGCAACGCCGGAATCACCAGCAAGTACGTGAGAAAACCGCATGCATCCGTTGATATGCCGCCTGAGCACTTCCCTTCTCCTGCAATATTCAATGCACCCGAACAG GTTCATATAACGCAGGGAGATCATGAGGGGAGAGGGATAATCATTTCTTGGGTTACGCCAGTGCACAAGAATCCGAATGTGGTTACGTATTGGGAAGCGGAGGGGGTACATAGGCACAGGCATAAGGTTCACGCTGCGACCACGAGTTATCGATACTATAACTACACTTCTGGTTTCATTCATCACGCGACTCTTAGAAAGCTTAAG TATGATACGAGGTATATCTATGAACTTGGTAAGCACAACGCGGCCCGGAAATTTTCCTTCACAACTCCTCCTAAAGTAGGGCCTGAT TCTTTCTGTTTGTTTATCCACCCAGGGGACTTGGGACAAACATATGACTCCAATCAAACGTTCGAGCATTATGTATCCAACCCAAAAGGGCAAGCAGTGCTTTTCGTTGGGGATCTTTCATATGCAGATCATTATCCCTTTCACGACAATGTCAAGTGGGATATTTGGGGCCGTTTCGTCGAGAAGAGTACCGCCTACCAACCGTGGATATGGACTGCAGGCAATCACGAAATCGACCATGCCCCTGAGatt GAGGAAAATACTCCATTCAAGCCTTATATGCACAGGTATCACGTTCCTTACAAAGCATCCAAAAGCACGTCTCCTCTTTGGTACTCGATAAAACGTGCATCAGCACACATAATTGTCTTATCTTCTTACTCGGCTTATG gTAAATATACCCCTCAATACAATTGGCTCGAACGAGAATTCCCAAAAGTTAACAGATCCGAAACTCCGTGGCTGATCGTGCTGCTTCACTCCCCCATGTATAATAGTAACAACTATCACTATATGGAAGGAGAGAGCATGAGAGTTATGTTCGAACCATGGTTCGTCGAAAACAAAGTCGATCTCGTGTTTTCTGGACATGTTCACTCCTATGAACGCTCG GAACGAATATCGAATATTCGATACAACATAACAAATGGATTAAGTGCACCAGTTAAGGACCCTTCTGCTCCAGTGTATATAACCATTGGTGACGGTGGAAACATCGAAGGCGTGGCCGATAA CTTTGCGGATCCACAGCCGAGTTACTCAGCCTTTCGGGAAGCAAGTTTTGGACACGCGATTCTTGAAATAAAAAACCGGACTCATGCATTCTATACTTGGCATCGTAACCAAGATAACGAGCCCACCGTAGCTGATTCTACTTGGTTTTACAATAGATATTGGTACCCGCACGATGAGCCTAGCTCCAGCTCAAGCTTGGTTTAA
- the LOC140818476 gene encoding protein STRICTOSIDINE SYNTHASE-LIKE 4-like, with protein sequence MDSDQAVAPRNHWKTCSSFVIGCLVAVSLQVIFFSPISPEVLEFPPDSSVLLLQSNSKLQEVIKLGEGLLDKPEDVAIDEDGVLYTATRDGWIKRLHKNGTWENWWHVESEGLLGLTVTRAGDVIVCDAENGLLKVNEEGVKVLVSHFNGSKLRLADDVIESSDGTLYFSDASTKFGLRDWHLDMLEAKPHGRLLKYDPGSEETSIVLDKLAFANGVALSADQDFLVVCETLKFRCLKYWLKGDFKGETEIFIDNLPGTPDNINLAPDGSFWIALLQLVSPRLKFIHGSRVVKRVIASLQVSKLWVFGLHKKATVVNVASNGKQIKRSFDDPTGKVMAFVTSVLEFEDHLYLGSLQTNFIGKLPLNSV encoded by the exons ATGGATTCTGATCAGGCCGTGGCACCAAGAAATCATTGGAAAACATGCTCTAGCTTCGTAATAGGTTGTCTAGTGGCGGTTTCCCTACAAGTTATCTTCTTCTCACCGATATCTCCCGAAGTTCTTGAATTTCCTCCGGATTCTTCTGTTTTACTACTTCAATCCAATAGCAAATTGCAG GAAGTGATTAAATTAGGAGAAGGATTACTAGATAAACCAGAAGACGTTGCAATAGACGAAGATGGCGTACTTTATACAGCTACAAGAGATGGTTGGATCAAAAGGTTGCACAAGAATGGAACATGGGAGAATTGGTGGCATGTTGAGAGTGAAGGTTTACTCGGGCTAACCGTAACACGGGCCGGCGATGTTATCGTATGCGATGCAGAGAAT GGTTTGCTTAAGGTTAATGAAGAGGGTGTCAAGGTTCTTGTATCCCATTTTAACGGTTCCAAGTTGAG GCTGGCAGATGACGTGATCGAATCATCCGATGGCACGCTGTACTTCAGTGATGCAAGCACCAAATTCGGCCTCCGTGACTGGCATCTCGACATGCTTGAAGCGAAGCCTCATGGCCGGCTTCTAAAATACGATCCTGGGTCGGAGGAGACATCCATCGTGCTGGACAAGCTTGCCTTTGCAAATGGTGTTGCTCTATCTGCAGATCAAGATTTCTTGGTCGTATGCGAAACATTGAA ATTTAGGTGCTTGAAATATTGGTTGAAAGGGGATTTTAAAGGAGAAACAGAGATTTTTATTGATAATCTTCCTGGTACTCCTGACAACATTAATCTTGCTCCGGATGGCTCATTTTGGATTGCCTTGTTACAG TTAGTTTCTCCTAGGCTGAAATTCATACATGGTTCGAGAGTTGTAAAACGCGTAATAGCGTCTCTCCAAGTGAGCAAATTATGGGTTTTTGGTTTGCACAAGAAAGCAACGGTGGTGAATGTAGCAAGTAATGGGAAGCAGATCAAGAGGAGTTTTGATGATCCAACAGGAAAAGTGATGGCTTTTGTAACATCTGTGTTAGAGTTTGAAGACCATCTGTACTTGGGAAGTCTTCAAACCAATTTCATTGGGAAATTACCATTAAATTCCGTGTAA